Proteins found in one Deltaproteobacteria bacterium IMCC39524 genomic segment:
- a CDS encoding competence protein CoiA family protein, with amino-acid sequence MEKANVSDLGPFLCVGCGASLVSRLGQKNIKHFAHVSGEGCGGETYLHRLGKRVFIETYTNCIKAKKPFIVALETNFECTHYQDFLGYPCRYSQVEEYDLTRYFDKVEEEMWHDGFRPDVLLSSSTTGDALYIEIAVFHKSSEEKIGSGRRIIEYLLETEDDVPILKKTSLTDSTPGVEILNFNPKPKLGDLCKGSCEHTFNYFVVDRKGRASIISSTPANLVRDVTGEAVVYSAPCRERDNTHLEFKSFLIAAINDGVQLRNCIVCVESQPLSTQGHLRCNKHHKKITSSEAFRCRDFSIHRS; translated from the coding sequence ATGGAAAAGGCCAACGTCTCAGACCTTGGTCCTTTTTTATGTGTGGGTTGTGGGGCATCTCTTGTCTCCAGACTTGGACAAAAGAATATTAAACACTTTGCTCACGTATCGGGCGAGGGCTGTGGTGGCGAAACCTACCTACATCGCCTTGGAAAGCGTGTGTTCATAGAAACTTATACAAATTGCATCAAGGCAAAGAAACCTTTTATTGTCGCATTAGAAACGAATTTTGAGTGCACACATTATCAAGACTTCTTAGGTTATCCATGCCGCTATAGTCAAGTCGAGGAATACGACCTTACTAGGTATTTCGATAAGGTCGAAGAAGAGATGTGGCACGATGGCTTCCGCCCGGACGTCCTGCTTAGCTCGAGTACGACCGGTGATGCTCTATATATAGAGATAGCTGTGTTCCACAAATCATCTGAGGAGAAAATTGGAAGTGGGCGTAGGATTATTGAATATCTACTTGAGACAGAAGACGATGTTCCAATACTTAAAAAGACATCTCTTACTGACAGCACTCCAGGTGTTGAAATATTAAATTTCAATCCAAAACCTAAGCTTGGAGATCTTTGTAAGGGAAGCTGCGAGCACACTTTTAACTACTTTGTTGTAGACCGTAAAGGCCGAGCATCAATTATAAGCTCAACTCCTGCTAATTTGGTGCGAGATGTCACTGGAGAGGCAGTAGTTTATTCAGCGCCCTGTAGGGAAAGAGATAATACTCATCTAGAATTTAAGTCTTTTTTGATAGCAGCCATCAATGATGGTGTTCAACTTCGGAATTGTATTGTCTGTGTTGAGTCTCAGCCATTAAGCACTCAAGGCCATCTCCGATGTAATAAACATCACAAAAAAATAACTTCAAGCGAAGCTTTTCGTTGCCGCGATTTCTCCATACATAGGTCCTGA
- a CDS encoding ATP-dependent helicase produces MSSTKNLISILDPLSKEQRAVVTHKKGHALVSAVAGSGKTQTLIQRVLYLLNDGVNKDKILVVMYNRDIKESFSARLEKACKPYGFVPPKVFTYHGLGKSICDRLVERGDLERAVYRTDNLLYRNHLMHALEKAAEDSEDKEVAYKDNEFISEFLGLIDRWKGDLLHPKEVVNSVDYEEIRQVFKDAYRYFEELRLADGFRTFADMIYDPAMAIRETPRIDNWVGNRYQHVLIDEYQDINMSQQELLQSVAGTKAEVMAVGDEDQCIYEWRGSRPDYMTGLFEQFFVGAKRYTLSNTYRFGHTLSCVANSVMYQNKKRTKKLCLSWNTTPQTKVKFYQQPDGDSNGLITKLVRQWVQKGRKHKESVILVRSWAMALEPEMELLAAGIPCIVGDKNKSYKSRPEIQALVGFMALALPEGLASIDNLNRRNDLFKSMLRYVELYLKRAQRKELISLLTENPTSYKLILEEAASSGGVTAKVKGQLLAVSKQWTSLADTLCDDMDACSALVQINHIADFKERVRKGHINKQAANDAVRTIEILMEHARSRGLTLAKLYDELSSTKSAEHGQRDAVLITSVHKAKGCEWPMVIVPKLEEGRFPHLDEKPDEDSVEQERRLFYVAITRAVERVNLIAPEDEYLMSWLNNGFFGSPQKREITASRFLYESGLSRARQVCKELYDGVVSSEVSLGEKEFLYQTYLRKIKQR; encoded by the coding sequence ATGTCATCTACAAAAAACCTAATTTCGATTCTTGATCCGCTTAGCAAAGAACAACGTGCTGTTGTCACCCATAAAAAAGGTCATGCACTAGTTTCTGCTGTAGCGGGCTCTGGTAAAACTCAAACACTCATCCAAAGAGTCCTGTATCTTCTTAATGATGGTGTCAACAAGGACAAGATTCTGGTTGTTATGTACAACCGAGACATCAAGGAAAGCTTTTCTGCTCGACTTGAAAAAGCTTGTAAACCTTACGGGTTTGTCCCTCCTAAAGTATTTACCTACCATGGGCTTGGTAAAAGTATCTGTGATCGGTTGGTTGAGCGAGGGGACCTTGAACGCGCAGTTTATAGGACTGACAACCTTCTTTACCGTAATCATTTGATGCATGCCTTAGAAAAGGCTGCAGAGGATAGTGAAGATAAGGAAGTTGCCTATAAAGACAACGAGTTTATCTCTGAATTCCTGGGATTGATCGACCGCTGGAAAGGTGACTTGCTACATCCGAAAGAAGTCGTTAACTCTGTAGATTATGAAGAGATCCGCCAAGTCTTTAAGGATGCTTACCGATATTTTGAGGAACTACGGCTAGCAGATGGGTTCAGAACATTTGCAGACATGATATATGACCCTGCTATGGCGATAAGAGAGACACCACGTATAGATAATTGGGTTGGTAATCGTTATCAGCATGTTCTTATTGATGAATATCAAGACATCAACATGTCTCAGCAGGAGCTGCTTCAAAGTGTCGCTGGAACAAAAGCAGAGGTCATGGCCGTTGGGGATGAAGACCAATGCATATATGAATGGCGTGGTTCGCGTCCCGACTATATGACAGGTCTTTTTGAACAGTTCTTTGTGGGGGCCAAGCGATATACCTTGTCGAATACATACCGATTCGGTCACACACTTTCCTGTGTTGCTAATTCAGTTATGTATCAAAACAAGAAGAGGACAAAGAAACTCTGCTTGTCTTGGAATACTACACCTCAAACGAAAGTGAAGTTTTATCAACAGCCTGATGGTGATAGTAACGGCCTCATAACAAAGCTTGTTAGACAATGGGTACAAAAGGGTAGGAAGCATAAAGAGTCTGTTATTCTTGTGCGGAGTTGGGCTATGGCACTTGAGCCCGAGATGGAACTTCTTGCTGCTGGTATCCCGTGTATTGTGGGCGATAAAAATAAATCATATAAATCACGTCCTGAAATTCAGGCCCTTGTTGGTTTCATGGCCTTAGCTTTGCCTGAAGGGTTAGCATCAATCGACAACTTGAATAGACGTAACGATCTATTTAAGTCAATGCTCAGGTATGTGGAACTCTATCTGAAGAGAGCACAACGAAAAGAGCTGATATCCTTACTGACAGAGAACCCCACTTCTTATAAGTTGATACTTGAAGAAGCGGCTTCCAGTGGGGGCGTGACAGCTAAAGTAAAAGGACAACTCCTTGCTGTCTCAAAACAATGGACATCTCTTGCCGATACTCTATGTGATGATATGGACGCCTGTTCAGCTCTAGTGCAAATTAACCATATTGCTGATTTTAAAGAACGCGTTCGTAAAGGACATATTAATAAGCAGGCAGCTAACGATGCTGTCAGGACCATTGAGATTTTAATGGAGCATGCAAGAAGCCGTGGTCTTACTCTTGCGAAACTATATGATGAGTTAAGTAGCACAAAGAGTGCAGAACACGGCCAAAGAGATGCGGTCTTGATTACATCTGTACACAAAGCCAAGGGCTGTGAATGGCCTATGGTCATTGTACCTAAGCTGGAAGAGGGTAGATTCCCTCATTTAGATGAAAAGCCTGACGAGGACAGTGTTGAGCAAGAACGCAGATTGTTTTATGTCGCGATTACAAGAGCTGTAGAAAGAGTGAATCTCATTGCCCCTGAAGATGAGTATCTTATGTCATGGCTTAACAATGGCTTTTTTGGCTCACCTCAAAAGCGAGAAATTACAGCTAGTCGGTTTTTGTATGAATCAGGGTTGTCCCGTGCAAGACAAGTTTGTAAAGAGTTGTACGATGGCGTAGTTTCATCAGAGGTTTCTCTTGGCGAGAAAGAGTTTCTTTACCAGACTTATTTGCGAAAGATAAAGCAGAGATAA
- the secG gene encoding preprotein translocase subunit SecG, whose amino-acid sequence MNFILLTIHILVCLSLIGIVLIQGGKGAEVGAAFGAGGSGTVFGATGGQSFLSKLTTGAAVIFMLTSLALAIFWGQQGSSSVMPDQVTPTSAPASMPVQDAAPAAPAAAPAEEAK is encoded by the coding sequence ATGAATTTCATACTCTTGACAATACACATTCTGGTCTGCCTCTCGCTGATCGGCATCGTTCTGATTCAGGGCGGCAAAGGCGCTGAAGTTGGCGCAGCCTTCGGAGCCGGCGGCAGCGGCACTGTTTTCGGTGCAACGGGCGGCCAGTCCTTCCTGAGCAAATTGACCACAGGCGCAGCCGTTATCTTCATGCTGACCAGCCTTGCCCTGGCAATTTTCTGGGGCCAGCAAGGTTCATCCAGTGTCATGCCAGACCAGGTTACCCCGACCTCTGCACCGGCTTCCATGCCGGTACAAGATGCGGCACCTGCAGCACCTGCAGCAGCACCGGCAGAAGAAGCAAAATAA
- the tpiA gene encoding triose-phosphate isomerase yields MRKPMIAGNWKLHKTISEATSLVSELIPAVASNRNVEIVVAPVYTALAKVAEALAGSNIKLAAQNCYPEPQGAFTGEVSPPLLKDAGCEYVIIGHSERRQLFAETDESVNSKALALAESGLGTIFCIGETLEERESGKMFDVLRQQVTAGLKDLTARQMQTVVVAYEPVWAIGTGKVATDEQAQEVHAFIRGLLAELYDPQTAAATRILYGGSVKPGNVDGLMTQPDVDGALVGGASLNADDFARIANFEAVA; encoded by the coding sequence ATGCGTAAACCAATGATCGCTGGCAACTGGAAACTGCATAAAACCATCAGCGAAGCAACCAGCCTGGTCTCAGAACTCATACCGGCTGTTGCCTCAAACCGAAACGTCGAAATTGTTGTTGCGCCTGTTTACACAGCCCTAGCCAAAGTGGCTGAAGCTCTCGCCGGCAGCAACATCAAACTCGCTGCCCAGAACTGCTACCCGGAGCCTCAGGGTGCATTTACCGGCGAAGTCTCTCCGCCGTTACTCAAAGACGCCGGCTGCGAATATGTCATCATAGGTCACTCCGAGCGTCGTCAACTCTTTGCGGAAACCGATGAGTCGGTCAACAGCAAAGCGCTGGCACTCGCAGAATCCGGCCTTGGTACCATTTTCTGCATTGGTGAAACCCTAGAAGAGCGGGAAAGCGGCAAGATGTTCGATGTTCTCCGTCAACAGGTTACCGCTGGCCTGAAGGACCTCACAGCCAGACAGATGCAAACTGTCGTGGTCGCTTACGAGCCTGTGTGGGCGATCGGCACCGGGAAAGTCGCAACCGACGAGCAGGCCCAGGAAGTCCACGCCTTCATCCGCGGACTCTTGGCTGAACTCTACGATCCTCAAACCGCGGCAGCAACGCGCATCCTCTATGGCGGCAGCGTGAAGCCCGGCAATGTTGACGGTCTTATGACTCAACCTGATGTCGACGGAGCCCTGGTTGGTGGTGCCAGCCTTAACGCTGATGATTTTGCCCGCATCGCTAACTTCGAAGCCGTTGCCTGA